One part of the Elusimicrobiota bacterium genome encodes these proteins:
- the rnpA gene encoding ribonuclease P protein component yields the protein MRENKDLKYTFRFSERLHLQKDFDKIFKSGRKAVHPAIFVYSFSRNDRSKIRRLGLITSGKLGLAVKRNTLKRRLREIFRLNKHNLKTGIDLLFIPKKAAIDMDYHKLEETVISLLEKLNAITV from the coding sequence ATGCGAGAAAATAAGGACCTCAAATATACTTTTAGGTTTTCCGAAAGACTTCATCTTCAAAAAGATTTTGATAAAATCTTCAAATCGGGCCGGAAAGCGGTTCACCCGGCGATTTTTGTTTATTCATTTTCCAGAAATGACAGATCTAAAATCCGCAGGCTGGGACTTATCACTTCGGGAAAACTTGGGCTTGCAGTAAAAAGAAATACTCTCAAAAGAAGACTGCGCGAAATTTTTAGATTAAACAAGCACAACTTAAAAACCGGGATAGATTTATTGTTTATTCCCAAGAAGGCCGCAATTGATATGGATTACCATAAACTTGAGGAAACAGTAATTTCTCTTCTAGAAAAGCTTAATGCAATAACAGTATGA
- a CDS encoding leucine-rich repeat protein, with protein MAVSKWRKKGLTQWLLLYLFLYSVNICDVKIVRTNAITGTNGLPENLWKKYNGTGAQFYKTIQEIAVKGVHFELSIAGIGYAEFNLKEINYDNWRKYLEEHKPLSAIVKGNQKENDAAATLPSTYDNFILKLQEDPEFFKKALNKCYPDNINSTNEKEWAKAANKMTEERLHNVLAAIKNLGENWWKDDVINLVKDAAIREDLIILRRICQIYYAPVSEALQLISLAKRAFRKVLSIKSKSKKVIKEAIAKAITEVAGIFVEKHGSQTEVEREIRLQGVTDILKAIYLGIDEAVKTAGKAVLGIDKISEKVFKIAVEKHREYNRSHPEAPLSRNIANVKKAEILGYDEYAGKVLGYYRARKGLIDAIKDGDIKAYRSDYQKILDCAIAIKQSYMNKQIDLKAVVKKLAGEGKLREFYIKVKRKENLVALGQWDEILHSAGDKFSIEQKQWIEETADKIIAAFPQDRQKSILEKKNELIGDTVPFSLKQYAFFKPKRVEQALGQCRNEGERERFAQDAEDILYEEATFEKGGHYGSTMRYPGPNPVPMIIMRATNNEAIFVAVYIHEIIHYLALKGIIGIPASVEIVGHVLSTIEKAVYDDGRKATEEILFNAGLEWQRNNPDTEITVMELNQATHDTIIQNWERLGLSSLSDAQYLLFNETAGRTSGTFLGGIFWARSRGDEATALKSAIAWMDTFIATNANNVPLLYVDPDYLIAEKKGLTEKWDKLRTRNLIRTLTDCAAGHDPNYLRTINEGIRPVWKKTIEDDGWTLDAAKKIATKGSDGKWDAKPGWEVVVELLNTRKNGSPLLTIPGTYIAFAKELFEKTVSKSKKLARSWNYPNDINSTSEIAWTKAKNSVNGWSKERRLAAVNWMHANSGDWWKKIDAVTKEDLPQLTQEQFNQLINDVKILRRISEINFAPEHEAPELIKLARDVWNAVKEGINFEKALELAAIMFVGKHQNKSNAVRDERIEGTKSIIRAILDEVNKTVDNIFGSAVKITNISCDIWRIAVEKHKEYNIAHPEAPLTQSSKESGTKKLKDVLNKIIGPDKFQLEYRSDGSYIVTIDAADITEGNAKKLKALNIKIALTGVKEWADYMAVIAENIEELELTQVKDIAFIRGLKQLRKLKISDSKIEDLSLLAKITSLESIELEKLGKLRNLSLSEHMKIQSVKLKNLRNLEMIDLSFSGIQKLDLGEGLRELEELNLRSCKNLKSLKLENLSSLENIDLQESGIETLELGADLGELKNLDFSWCSNLRNLKLENLNSLEWISLRASGIEKLELGEGLEKLEELKLNKCKTLKSLKLENLSSLGRIALENSGIETLELGEGLGELEELDLSECKNLRSLKLRNLSSLENIDLQESGIETLELGEGLGELKVLDLPFCENLKSLKLENLSSLENIDLQESGIEKVKLGEGLGELEELNLRSCENLKNLKLENLSSLEEIDLQASGIETLELGEGLRELKVLDLHLCENLKSLKLENLSSLEAADLEDSGIETLKVGKISVKLGKFPREYLNEMVSCWLLLLKKKIIDSPKKIWDDLVSILNLSSGVEKRILSAIKELSPMIEKYPQSWNELIKPIIYNQTQGAFLSLEAVKKLYDMKAIQTDKDMEFIKTLIMEQSFGAYNTLKNFIIKGIEGKEKIITLPFSVKEGVTGQEKLTDEAIKIMKFLKEIEYPILEVYKVYKDPARKKEKEGLLSRCRNIHKKIMDGDVSEVEKDPLFVPIQYYVLSPEATMEEAMYENLNETRPDRKEDTKALERAVVRWKPIQWRKFEASVGNYKLKDPSEPLNSTPWGTILKVVKEVNKEEKSTFKEEEKSKLGKELIEILKNKDWSRHGEEDIKKWENKREEIIKQLYRLYRSNGFSLPENLNTIEHIMNHKQFVGDTLRDLINEAVNAYRKGSETNEKYYQESMGNLYRTKIKDPAKGAKIILGILKNEKIEEPVKKERIGGILGIEEGVLDMVWEKIKEKKELGKIEEVLSGIEFKIQQGKEALDLAQVLQGEEYKQMQGEVNAKYEFNEGKDKLKLRFLVSKRKGHGVAGYNMGVCVAPDKQLWNNPNFMNAIIWDEKGLAMGGFHILIIENEGKRYLTLPGINPSSKLLAQVAADSIFDEIIKYAHDVAKVLKCEEVLIPSNSTIHSNRSEIQRVIASREYEKKMLKEIQPFSYSPYKYEFQECLVVPPIKSKFWKNVALVLREYIPSLLPHFYEKHFKKGEVPTGEEKASDPRIKGIREMRKAAIIPFPFYGVSLLGLLVPWGAIIIWLTIIAVTIASISYSGKKHLEFNREHPDKLLTKYNQASGPSKKRLGGNKITNIRQPLTPKQQLDFYSKPNQEAILFKKAIKTIDPLNENITALEKEELVKNYKKIIENNLDLALIEISRVNGDRGTIYIKVNKNGMPEIIQMAYNNDGKTYIKSKFDFKKKISNLESNEQAELNKHLLDYNPLGNDALIMSDFDISVSAPVFQLEYTSSYYKALELFYYIYMNLTGSGEIREIENIIRKGKDDYAYYKIPANIEVIVINKVPYIVGFGLKEVERKGEQILDRTPFDDFNFKEARSEDAKRGIAKSELKNLLKGLIDKSSFSLTDK; from the coding sequence GGCTGCACAATGTTCTTGCAGCTATTAAGAATTTGGGAGAGAATTGGTGGAAGGATGATGTTATTAATTTAGTAAAAGACGCAGCAATTAGAGAGGATCTTATAATTCTGCGCCGTATCTGCCAAATATATTATGCTCCTGTTAGTGAAGCATTGCAGTTGATTAGTCTCGCGAAAAGAGCATTTAGAAAGGTGCTTTCAATAAAGTCAAAATCAAAAAAAGTGATAAAGGAAGCCATAGCAAAAGCGATAACGGAAGTTGCGGGTATATTTGTGGAGAAGCACGGGTCGCAAACTGAAGTAGAAAGGGAAATAAGATTGCAGGGTGTAACGGACATATTGAAAGCAATATATTTGGGGATAGATGAGGCAGTAAAAACAGCAGGTAAAGCAGTGCTTGGAATAGATAAAATTTCCGAAAAAGTATTTAAAATTGCCGTAGAAAAACACAGGGAATATAACAGAAGCCATCCCGAAGCGCCGCTGAGTAGAAATATAGCTAACGTGAAAAAGGCGGAGATTCTCGGTTATGATGAATATGCAGGCAAAGTTCTCGGTTACTATAGAGCGCGAAAGGGGCTTATTGATGCCATCAAAGATGGGGATATTAAGGCTTATAGATCGGATTATCAAAAAATTTTGGATTGCGCGATAGCAATCAAACAGTCATATATGAATAAACAGATTGATCTTAAAGCTGTTGTTAAGAAATTGGCGGGAGAAGGAAAACTCAGAGAATTTTATATCAAGGTTAAGAGAAAAGAAAACCTTGTCGCCCTTGGACAGTGGGACGAGATTTTACACTCGGCAGGGGATAAATTCAGCATCGAGCAGAAGCAGTGGATCGAAGAAACAGCTGACAAAATAATTGCGGCGTTTCCTCAAGATCGGCAGAAATCAATTTTAGAGAAAAAGAATGAACTTATCGGAGATACCGTTCCATTTTCTTTAAAGCAATATGCTTTTTTCAAACCAAAACGTGTAGAACAAGCATTGGGTCAGTGCAGAAATGAAGGTGAGCGGGAAAGGTTCGCACAGGATGCTGAGGATATTTTGTATGAAGAAGCCACTTTTGAAAAAGGTGGCCACTATGGTTCAACAATGCGGTATCCTGGGCCGAATCCTGTACCCATGATAATCATGCGTGCTACGAATAATGAAGCCATTTTCGTGGCTGTTTACATCCATGAAATAATCCATTATCTAGCTCTTAAAGGCATAATTGGTATTCCAGCCAGCGTTGAGATCGTAGGACACGTACTGTCAACGATAGAAAAAGCAGTCTACGACGACGGCCGGAAAGCGACGGAAGAGATTTTGTTCAATGCCGGACTAGAATGGCAAAGGAATAATCCGGATACCGAAATTACAGTGATGGAATTAAACCAAGCGACACATGATACTATCATACAAAACTGGGAAAGATTGGGGCTATCATCGCTTTCAGATGCCCAGTATTTGCTGTTTAACGAGACTGCTGGACGTACTTCGGGAACTTTCCTTGGGGGCATATTTTGGGCAAGGAGCCGCGGTGACGAAGCTACAGCGCTCAAGTCTGCAATCGCTTGGATGGACACCTTTATAGCGACTAATGCCAACAACGTTCCTCTTTTGTATGTCGACCCCGATTATCTTATTGCAGAAAAAAAGGGTTTGACTGAAAAATGGGATAAATTAAGGACAAGAAATTTAATTCGCACTCTTACAGATTGTGCGGCAGGTCACGACCCTAATTACTTAAGAACCATAAACGAAGGCATAAGGCCCGTATGGAAAAAGACAATCGAAGATGACGGCTGGACACTGGATGCTGCAAAGAAGATAGCGACAAAGGGTTCTGATGGAAAATGGGACGCTAAACCCGGCTGGGAAGTTGTTGTTGAATTGCTAAATACGCGGAAAAATGGCTCTCCGCTTTTGACTATCCCAGGCACTTACATCGCTTTTGCCAAAGAGCTTTTTGAGAAAACTGTCTCTAAGAGCAAAAAGCTTGCGAGAAGTTGGAACTACCCTAACGACATAAACAGCACAAGCGAAATAGCCTGGACCAAAGCCAAAAACAGTGTTAACGGTTGGTCAAAGGAGCGAAGACTTGCTGCGGTAAACTGGATGCATGCAAATAGTGGTGATTGGTGGAAAAAGATAGATGCAGTAACGAAAGAAGACCTACCTCAGCTAACCCAGGAACAATTCAATCAATTAATAAATGATGTCAAAATTCTTCGCCGTATCTCTGAGATTAATTTTGCGCCAGAACATGAAGCACCGGAATTGATAAAACTTGCGAGGGATGTATGGAATGCGGTAAAAGAAGGGATCAATTTTGAAAAAGCCTTAGAACTGGCCGCAATTATGTTTGTCGGGAAACATCAAAATAAAAGCAACGCAGTTCGTGATGAGCGTATTGAAGGAACAAAGAGCATAATAAGGGCCATTCTGGACGAAGTAAACAAAACAGTGGACAATATATTTGGCTCAGCGGTTAAAATTACTAACATTTCCTGTGACATATGGCGAATTGCCGTAGAAAAGCACAAGGAATATAACATTGCCCATCCCGAAGCGCCGCTGACACAGTCAAGCAAAGAAAGCGGGACAAAAAAATTAAAAGACGTCTTGAATAAAATAATAGGGCCAGATAAATTCCAGCTTGAATACCGATCTGACGGGAGTTATATTGTAACGATAGATGCGGCAGATATAACTGAAGGAAATGCAAAAAAGTTGAAAGCGTTAAACATAAAGATAGCCTTAACAGGGGTAAAAGAATGGGCAGATTATATGGCAGTAATAGCAGAAAATATAGAAGAGTTGGAGTTAACACAAGTAAAAGACATAGCTTTTATAAGGGGACTGAAACAGTTAAGAAAACTGAAAATCAGTGATTCGAAAATAGAAGATTTAAGTTTGTTAGCTAAGATAACAAGCCTAGAGAGTATAGAGCTTGAAAAGTTGGGAAAGCTGAGAAACCTGAGTCTCAGCGAACACATGAAAATTCAAAGTGTGAAGTTAAAGAATCTAAGGAATTTGGAAATGATTGACCTTAGTTTCTCGGGGATACAAAAGCTTGATCTTGGCGAAGGCCTTAGGGAATTGGAAGAACTTAATCTTCGCTCGTGTAAAAATCTTAAAAGTTTGAAATTAGAAAACCTAAGCAGTTTAGAGAATATTGACCTTCAAGAATCAGGGATAGAAACGCTTGAACTTGGCGCTGATCTTGGGGAATTGAAGAATCTTGATTTTAGCTGGTGTAGCAATCTTAGAAATTTGAAGTTAGAAAATTTGAATAGTTTGGAATGGATTAGCCTGAGGGCATCAGGAATAGAAAAGCTTGAACTTGGCGAAGGCCTTGAGAAATTGGAAGAACTTAAACTCAATAAATGTAAAACTCTTAAAAGCTTGAAGTTAGAAAACCTAAGCAGTTTGGGAAGAATTGCCCTTGAAAATTCAGGGATAGAAACACTTGAACTTGGCGAAGGCCTTGGGGAATTGGAAGAACTCGATCTTTCTGAATGTAAAAATCTTAGAAGCTTGAAATTAAGAAACCTAAGCAGTTTAGAGAATATTGACCTTCAAGAATCAGGGATAGAAACGCTTGAACTTGGCGAAGGCCTTGGGGAATTGAAAGTACTTGATCTTCCCTTTTGTGAAAATCTTAAAAGTTTGAAATTAGAGAACCTAAGCAGTTTAGAGAATATTGACCTTCAGGAATCAGGGATAGAAAAGGTTAAACTTGGCGAAGGCCTTGGGGAATTGGAGGAACTTAATCTTCGCTCGTGTGAAAATCTTAAAAACTTAAAATTAGAAAACCTAAGCAGTTTAGAAGAAATTGACCTTCAAGCATCAGGGATAGAAACGCTTGAACTTGGCGAAGGCCTTAGGGAATTGAAAGTACTTGATCTTCACTTGTGTGAAAATCTTAAAAGTTTGAAATTAGAGAACCTAAGCAGTTTGGAAGCGGCTGACCTTGAAGATTCAGGAATAGAAACGCTTAAAGTAGGAAAGATCAGTGTCAAATTAGGAAAATTTCCAAGGGAATATTTGAATGAAATGGTTTCGTGTTGGTTATTATTGCTAAAGAAAAAAATAATTGATAGCCCAAAGAAAATATGGGATGATTTAGTCAGCATTTTAAATCTCAGTTCCGGTGTGGAAAAGAGGATTCTTTCAGCTATCAAAGAACTTTCGCCGATGATTGAAAAATATCCCCAATCGTGGAACGAACTAATTAAACCGATAATTTATAACCAAACGCAAGGCGCATTCCTTTCATTGGAAGCAGTTAAAAAACTCTATGATATGAAAGCAATTCAAACGGACAAAGATATGGAGTTTATTAAAACATTGATTATGGAACAAAGCTTTGGAGCATATAACACATTGAAGAATTTTATTATAAAAGGAATTGAAGGGAAAGAAAAGATTATAACTCTTCCGTTTTCGGTTAAAGAAGGAGTAACCGGTCAAGAAAAGTTGACAGATGAAGCGATAAAGATTATGAAATTCCTTAAAGAGATTGAATACCCTATTTTAGAAGTTTATAAGGTTTATAAAGATCCTGCAAGGAAAAAAGAAAAGGAGGGTTTGTTATCAAGGTGCAGGAATATCCATAAAAAAATAATGGATGGCGATGTGAGCGAGGTTGAGAAAGATCCATTATTCGTACCCATACAGTACTACGTGCTTTCTCCCGAAGCAACTATGGAAGAAGCAATGTATGAAAATCTTAACGAAACCCGTCCGGACAGGAAAGAGGACACCAAAGCGCTAGAACGAGCGGTTGTGAGATGGAAGCCTATCCAATGGAGGAAATTTGAGGCTAGTGTTGGAAATTATAAGCTGAAAGATCCTTCCGAGCCTTTGAATTCTACGCCTTGGGGAACAATCTTGAAAGTAGTAAAAGAGGTGAATAAAGAAGAAAAATCAACATTTAAAGAAGAAGAAAAGAGTAAGCTGGGAAAAGAACTGATTGAAATATTGAAGAATAAGGATTGGAGCAGACACGGCGAAGAGGATATTAAGAAATGGGAAAATAAACGGGAAGAGATAATTAAGCAGTTATATCGGTTGTATAGGAGCAATGGATTTAGCCTGCCGGAAAATTTAAATACCATAGAGCATATAATGAATCATAAACAGTTTGTCGGAGATACACTAAGAGACTTAATCAATGAAGCGGTAAACGCCTATAGAAAAGGAAGCGAAACCAATGAGAAATATTATCAGGAGAGTATGGGAAATCTTTATAGAACCAAGATTAAAGATCCTGCAAAGGGAGCCAAAATAATCCTTGGAATTCTTAAAAATGAAAAGATAGAAGAACCGGTTAAGAAAGAGAGGATTGGGGGAATATTGGGGATAGAAGAAGGCGTGCTGGATATGGTATGGGAAAAAATTAAAGAAAAAAAGGAGTTGGGAAAGATAGAAGAGGTATTATCAGGGATAGAGTTTAAAATCCAGCAAGGAAAAGAAGCGCTAGATTTAGCCCAAGTTTTGCAGGGGGAAGAATACAAACAGATGCAGGGAGAAGTAAACGCTAAGTATGAATTCAATGAGGGGAAAGATAAGTTAAAATTAAGATTTCTGGTTTCAAAAAGAAAAGGGCACGGGGTGGCAGGATACAATATGGGGGTTTGCGTTGCTCCTGACAAACAATTATGGAATAATCCCAATTTTATGAATGCAATCATTTGGGATGAGAAGGGCCTTGCAATGGGCGGTTTCCATATACTGATTATTGAAAATGAAGGAAAGAGATACTTAACGCTTCCCGGGATAAACCCCAGCAGTAAACTGCTTGCGCAGGTTGCGGCAGATTCCATATTTGATGAAATTATCAAATATGCACACGATGTGGCGAAAGTCTTGAAGTGTGAAGAGGTTTTAATTCCTTCAAATTCAACAATCCATTCCAACCGCTCTGAGATTCAAAGAGTGATTGCCTCAAGAGAATATGAAAAGAAGATGCTAAAGGAAATTCAGCCTTTTAGTTATTCCCCCTATAAATACGAATTTCAAGAATGTTTAGTTGTTCCGCCTATAAAATCTAAATTCTGGAAAAATGTAGCTTTGGTATTACGTGAATACATCCCGTCATTATTGCCCCATTTTTATGAGAAACACTTCAAAAAGGGAGAGGTCCCCACCGGCGAGGAGAAGGCTTCCGACCCCAGGATAAAAGGCATAAGGGAGATGCGAAAAGCCGCGATAATCCCGTTTCCTTTTTATGGCGTCAGCTTGCTTGGGCTTCTTGTTCCCTGGGGAGCAATAATTATTTGGCTTACGATAATAGCAGTAACAATTGCATCAATATCATACAGCGGAAAGAAACATTTGGAGTTTAACCGCGAGCATCCCGATAAGCTTTTGACAAAATATAATCAGGCTAGTGGTCCTTCAAAAAAACGCCTGGGTGGAAACAAAATAACAAATATTCGCCAACCTTTAACGCCAAAACAACAATTAGACTTTTACTCAAAGCCAAACCAAGAAGCAATATTATTTAAAAAGGCAATTAAAACAATTGATCCATTGAATGAAAATATTACTGCTCTGGAGAAAGAAGAGCTGGTTAAGAATTATAAGAAAATAATTGAGAACAATCTGGATCTGGCATTAATAGAAATATCACGAGTTAATGGAGATAGGGGAACAATTTATATAAAAGTTAATAAAAATGGTATGCCGGAAATAATTCAGATGGCGTATAACAATGACGGAAAAACATACATAAAAAGCAAGTTTGATTTTAAGAAAAAAATCTCCAATTTAGAATCTAATGAACAGGCCGAATTAAATAAACATTTATTGGATTACAATCCTTTAGGTAATGACGCATTGATTATGAGCGATTTTGATATTTCAGTTTCAGCGCCGGTATTTCAGCTTGAATACACGAGTTCCTATTATAAGGCATTGGAGCTGTTTTATTATATTTATATGAATTTAACAGGAAGCGGCGAAATAAGAGAAATTGAAAATATAATAAGAAAGGGAAAAGACGATTACGCATATTATAAAATACCCGCAAATATAGAAGTAATTGTGATAAATAAAGTTCCTTATATTGTTGGTTTCGGATTAAAAGAAGTGGAAAGAAAAGGGGAGCAAATCCTTGATAGAACGCCTTTTGACGATTTTAACTTTAAGGAAGCTCGGTCTGAAGATGCGAAAAGAGGAATTGCAAAAAGTGAACTGAAAAATTTGTTAAAGGGACTTATTGATAAGAGTTCTTTTTCACTAACCGACAAATAA
- the rpmH gene encoding 50S ribosomal protein L34, with protein MVKRTFQPNRRHRKKTIGFRARMKSKGGRRVLSARRRKGRKILSA; from the coding sequence ATGGTTAAACGCACATTTCAACCAAACAGAAGGCACCGCAAAAAAACTATCGGTTTTCGCGCCAGAATGAAATCTAAAGGCGGAAGAAGAGTATTAAGCGCGCGCAGAAGAAAGGGCCGGAAGATACTGAGCGCATAA
- the yidD gene encoding membrane protein insertion efficiency factor YidD produces the protein MKKILLLIIRLYQIIFSFLPHRCRFSPTCSHYTYEAIEKYGVFRGTWLGIKRILKCHPFHKGGYDPLPRKR, from the coding sequence ATGAAAAAAATATTACTTTTAATTATAAGGCTTTACCAAATTATTTTTTCTTTCTTGCCTCATAGGTGCAGGTTCAGTCCGACTTGTTCCCATTACACTTACGAAGCTATTGAAAAATACGGTGTTTTCAGGGGAACATGGCTGGGGATAAAAAGAATTCTAAAATGCCACCCGTTCCATAAAGGGGGGTACGATCCTTTACCCCGTAAGAGATAA
- a CDS encoding protein jag yields the protein MAEIEVEGKTVEEAIQEGLKKLGCNREDVEIKILNEGSNGLFGLMGNKPAVVQLKSKLETDLVDYDLAQKKTKEILSELLNLMKINYKQINTALMTGRVLADIKSDESGIIIGRGGQTLDAIELVLNLILNKDKNTRTKVSVDTDKFHLKHEEQIQKLAKDAADQVRKTGSIYHFGPMPSKDRKTIHEFLKSDNDVETYSEGEGLLRKLCIKLKDNSNQ from the coding sequence ATGGCTGAAATTGAAGTAGAAGGAAAAACGGTTGAAGAAGCAATTCAAGAAGGGCTTAAAAAGCTCGGCTGTAACAGAGAAGACGTTGAAATTAAAATCTTGAATGAAGGTTCTAACGGGCTTTTCGGCCTTATGGGAAATAAACCGGCTGTTGTACAGCTTAAATCAAAGCTGGAAACGGATCTGGTTGATTATGATTTGGCGCAGAAAAAAACAAAGGAAATTCTTTCAGAGCTTTTAAATCTTATGAAAATAAATTATAAGCAGATTAACACTGCTCTGATGACCGGAAGAGTGCTTGCAGATATTAAAAGCGACGAAAGCGGAATAATTATCGGGCGAGGCGGGCAGACCCTTGATGCAATAGAGCTGGTATTAAATTTAATTTTAAACAAAGACAAAAATACCCGCACTAAAGTTTCGGTTGATACCGATAAATTTCATCTTAAACACGAGGAGCAAATCCAGAAATTGGCAAAGGATGCTGCGGATCAGGTAAGAAAAACCGGTTCAATTTATCATTTCGGCCCAATGCCTTCAAAAGACAGAAAAACTATACACGAATTCTTAAAATCAGACAATGATGTAGAAACTTATTCGGAAGGCGAAGGCCTTTTAAGAAAACTTTGCATCAAACTGAAAGACAACAGCAACCAGTAA
- the yidC gene encoding membrane protein insertase YidC produces the protein MQKNTFLAIFLSTLFLIVWWTYFQPKPAKVPVVPRTEVPAEQAIDIRKLGESPKISKEVLLENIATPEKEIIVETKKYRVVFTNRGAAIKSWIIKEINGNLVDLVLGKNSSVMATFPGSNYTVSQPEPFKIVFKHTSPQGWEIVKTYNLSKEYLHNLTIELKKIKKSAKLPYISVGWGPGLGTDYKELKENTGLIRVLGYTIAKPPKLEKLKNGEHSGTFYEWTAIDNRYFLAAFIPENGKGFPNIEVYKENKNSPLGINLFSTPKPDSLKEEFSVNYYVGPKEYNMLKSFNLKLEETVDFGFFGFLGKGVLYVLHFIKNITNNFGWAIIILTVIMQIIVAPLTIKSFKASAAMKQLQPHIKELQDKYKNDSKRLNAEVLNLYKTQKVNPLGGCLPMILQLPIFWALFTTLRNAYELRGANWILWVKDLSAPDSVAAFGSFNLNILPLIMGIGMFLQQKMMTVQTDQMQARMMYMMPVIFTFMFWGFPSGLVIYWLTNSVLTMLEQYFIMKGMDSPR, from the coding sequence ATGCAAAAGAATACGTTTTTGGCAATATTTTTATCAACGCTTTTTCTGATTGTATGGTGGACCTACTTTCAGCCTAAACCGGCAAAAGTTCCCGTAGTTCCTAGAACGGAAGTTCCAGCTGAACAAGCGATAGACATTAGGAAGCTTGGGGAATCGCCGAAAATATCAAAGGAAGTCCTTTTAGAAAATATTGCAACCCCGGAAAAAGAAATAATTGTAGAAACCAAAAAATATCGGGTTGTTTTTACTAACAGAGGAGCTGCGATTAAGAGCTGGATAATTAAAGAAATAAACGGAAATTTAGTAGATCTTGTGCTTGGAAAAAATTCAAGCGTTATGGCAACTTTCCCGGGTTCAAATTATACCGTATCTCAGCCGGAGCCTTTTAAGATTGTTTTTAAACATACTTCGCCTCAAGGTTGGGAAATAGTAAAAACCTATAATCTTTCCAAAGAATATCTCCATAATTTGACAATAGAACTTAAAAAAATTAAAAAATCTGCCAAGCTTCCTTACATTTCCGTCGGCTGGGGCCCGGGCCTAGGAACTGATTATAAAGAGCTTAAAGAAAATACCGGCTTAATTCGCGTTTTGGGTTATACGATTGCAAAGCCGCCTAAACTGGAAAAACTTAAAAATGGCGAGCATTCAGGCACCTTTTATGAGTGGACCGCAATTGACAACAGATATTTCCTTGCCGCGTTTATACCGGAAAACGGAAAAGGTTTTCCAAACATTGAAGTTTATAAAGAAAATAAGAATAGCCCTTTAGGAATAAACTTGTTTTCAACACCTAAGCCCGATTCTTTAAAAGAGGAATTTTCTGTTAATTATTATGTGGGCCCGAAAGAGTATAACATGCTCAAGTCGTTCAATCTTAAACTTGAAGAAACGGTTGATTTTGGCTTTTTTGGATTTCTGGGAAAAGGGGTGCTTTATGTGCTCCATTTTATAAAGAACATTACAAATAATTTCGGCTGGGCGATAATAATTTTAACCGTAATCATGCAAATTATAGTTGCTCCGCTTACGATAAAGAGTTTTAAGGCTTCTGCCGCAATGAAACAGCTTCAGCCTCATATTAAAGAACTTCAGGATAAATATAAGAATGATTCAAAACGGCTCAATGCCGAAGTACTTAATTTATATAAGACGCAGAAGGTAAATCCTTTAGGAGGGTGCCTTCCGATGATTTTGCAGCTTCCGATTTTTTGGGCGCTTTTTACAACGCTTAGAAATGCTTACGAGCTGAGGGGAGCTAATTGGATATTGTGGGTTAAAGACCTTTCAGCGCCGGATTCGGTTGCTGCTTTCGGGAGTTTCAATTTGAATATTTTGCCTCTTATTATGGGTATAGGAATGTTTTTACAGCAGAAAATGATGACGGTTCAGACCGATCAGATGCAGGCAAGGATGATGTATATGATGCCCGTTATTTTTACTTTTATGTTCTGGGGTTTTCCTTCAGGACTTGTTATATATTGGCTTACAAACAGCGTTCTTACAATGCTGGAGCAATATTTTATTATGAAAGGGATGGATTCGCCCCGTTAG